The region CGTCGTACTCGGTGGGCCCGTCGGCGTCGACATTGACCAACTGCTTCGCCTGCGACGCCGCGCGGATCTCGTGGACGAAAATATCCTTTCCTGTCCCGCGCTCACCGGTGATCAAGACCGGGAGCCGGCTGTCCGCGATCTCCCGTATCCTCTCCACCGCGGCGAGCACGCGCGGGTCGCGACCTATGATCGGGTCGTGGTCCGCGGCTCTCCCCAGAGCGGACTGCAGGCGCGAGTTCTCGGCGGCGAGGTCCCGCTTCTCTCCCGCTTTCTGCACTACGACTTCGATCTCCCCCATCCGGTACGGCTTGGTCACGTAGTCGTAGGCGCCGAGCTTCACTGCCGTGATCGCGCTGTCTATCGTGCCCTCGCCGGTCATGATCACGACTTCGGGCGGCTCCGGCTCGTTGCGCATCTGGCGCAGAACCTCCAGCCCGTTGAGTCCCGGCATGTTGATGTCCACCAACGCGACATCGAACAGCTGCTCCCGAAGCCGGGCCAGCGCCGCCGTCCCATCCGCGACCGCCACGGTTGTGTGCCCCTTGCTCTTCAGATAGCGCTCGAGCAGAGCACGGAGGTCCTCGTCGTCCTCCGCGATCAGAACATACCGGTGGATACGAAGCTCCTGTTGGGTTGAACAAAGGGTATTAGAAGGACCACAATCGGTAAAGATGACCGAACGAGACTTTTGGTCGTGCCAACCTGGCAGACTGGAAAGCCAAAGCCATCGGCTCCCTTACCTTGGTCAAATCGGCAAGTCGTTGCAGGTACAGCGGTTGCGGAAAGCGCTAATCGCTCCGGGCGCGAGCATAAAAAAAGGCGAGTCTAGAAGACTCGCCTTTTTTGTCACTGCCTTGCAGATCCTCAGTGCACTTCGGTCCAGGCGCGCTCTACGAGTCGGCGCGGGGTGGACGACCCCCCGAGCGCCAGCTCGATCGCGCAGCTCGAGTAGTTAATCGTCGCGTCGCCGAGCACCGTATTCGTCTCCAGGTCTACGTTCGCCGCCATGACACCGCCGTTCAGCTTGCCGCCGGTGCCGGTGCTCTTGATGCGGCCGCGCACGATGACCGGGCCATAGAACTCGAATCCGCCGGAGATCTCGAGGTCGCCGTCCACTAGCAGAATGCCCTGGCCCTTGTTACCGGTAAGCTTGAGGGCGCCACCGGTTCCCGTCGCGTGGATGATCGGAAAATAGTTTTCGCACGCGTTCGCCGGCAGCGTGTGAGTGGGCGCGCCCCAATTGCTCAGCTGGCTCTTGTCGCACGCCCCGTTGGTCACCACAGGGTTGATCTGGCTGAGCGTGGTATTCGGCGGGATTATCTTCGTGGCAGCGGCCGTAAGCGTGGCCCAATCCTCATCGCCAAACTTGAAGTAGCTCGTGGTGTCGCCGGCGGACGGGTCCTGCAGGATTTGCGGCGAGCCGACCACGAGATGAGCATTACCAGAATAAGAGATCTGGGTAGAGTCGGCTATGGCGATGCCGGCCAGCACATCCGTCACGAGCGGGCAGGTTGCCCAACCCGCCGGATTGGTGTTGGCGCCGTTGATGACCGAGCTTCCGCCGATCTGCGTCGCTCCCCGCACGGTCAGAGCGCCCAGGAAGTCGAACTCCGGCGCCGAGAGGCGCACGCTGAGCAGCGTCTGCTTGCGCGAGCGCGCGAAGCGTCCCGCGCCCGCGGTCCCGGTAGAGAGCATCGAATACGCCCGCTGAGTGAGCTTGGTGACCACCACGGTGTCCACCCAGCCCGTCCCGGCATAGGCCAGCGTGCGCATCCCGCCGATGGGCATCGCGTACATATTGGGCGAGTCCCAGGTAGCGAGGGCGGTGTTGAGCCCGAGCTCCGCCGCTCTGAAGGCGCGCTCCTGCGCGATCGAGCCGCCGCTGATCTGGCTCTCCTGCGTGGACACGAAGAAGACTCCCGCTATCAGAGCGCCGATCACGACGATGCCGCCCAGGGCCGCGATGATCGCGATTCCGTTCCGTCTGGTGTTCATACGAGCACCTCTATCAAAGGCCTTGTCGCCGCGCATCATTGCCGGTTCCGGAGGGCCACGCTTAAGCGCAGCGAATCGCCGACTTGCGCGTTCTTGTATCCCAAGTCCACCAAACCTCTTGTTTGTCCTCGCACGACGATGCCGACCTGCGCGACGTTCGCCGGAACCGCGGTCACGTTCCCGGCCGCATCCTGGTAGCTGAACGCGACTCCAGCCGTCCCGGCGCCTGCCGGCAGAAACGGGCCTGCGATCGCTTGCGGCGCGACCCCCGCGCAGTCGGGCGAGCAGTAGCCCAGGTACCACGCGTTGTCCGCGGCCTGAAACAGGGTGTAGCGCGTCCGGCGGACGAACCGCAGCGGCGTGCCCTCGGATATGTCTGGGCGCAACGGCTCGCTCAGCGGAAACGCATACCGTGACGTCGTCGCATCCGCGAGCCCCGTCAAGCTGGCGCACTGAGCCAGCGACGATGTCGGCGGGCCGGTTATTCCGTAGGCATGCCAATAGTCGTCGCCCGAAGCTATCGTGCCGCCGTCATGGTACACGTATATCGTATCACCCGCTTGCGGTGTCAGCGTAAAGCTGGCGAGGATGTTGTTGTTGGCCAGCGCGAGCGGCGGTACGGCGATGCTGGTCGCCGAAGCGGCCGGCGCACAAGCCACAGCCTGGCCGATGGTCGCCCAGAAAAGCATCGCTGTTTCCGAGAGCTCGAGGATGTCGCCGCCCACGGTAGAGACGCCGCGAAGGTCGTAGGGGATGATCCCCGCCGCCTGCCGGATCTGGCTGCGAGTCTCGATCAGATCGGCGGTGCCGCGGTAGAACCGCTGCTGCCGAACGAGCACCGACGTAAGGCCGCCCATCACGATCGTGGACAGCGCCAGAATCACGATCAGCTCGACCAGCGAGAAGCCGCTTCGCCGCGCGCGGTGGTTTGTCATAGCGTGCACGCGATCGCAGTGCGGATTCCGATTTTCCGCGTCCCGGTATTTACGGCGTAGCTGACGGTGTCGTGCACGATCCTGGCGCGAGGGCCGAGCGGGGAGACCGTCCAGCTTTCGGTCATCCCCCGCACCGTGGCGGTCCCGCTCGTGATCGACGCGCACGGGTCCCCCTCGAGCTGCTCGAAGCGCGACTGCGCGATGGATACGGCTATCGTCTGGGCAGTTCCGCCCCGCGTCTGCTTGAGCACGACGGCGCCGACCGCGGCCAGCCCGAGCAGACCGATCGTGAGCATCAGCATCGCGACGATGAGCTCCACGAGCGTGAATCCGGCCCGACGACGTTTACGACCCTGAGTCGCTTTCATTAGAGCCCGCACGTTGGGGATATCATGCCGAGCCGAGTAACGCAGATGGAGTCGCTCGCGGACGCCTTGGAGACGACGAACTTCGAGGTCTGGGCCGGATAGATGGCGAAACCCCGCGCGTCGAATACGATCGAATCCGTCGTGGAGGTCATGGTGATGTTAAAGGTAGCCGCCAGGGGTATCGGCGGCGCGATGAGCTCCGGCGCGCCCGGCTGCTGAATCTCGATCCACATCGTGTCTGCCTGCGTCTTGAAGTTGGCACGCATCCCCCGGCGAATGGCGGACGCGCGCGCGGACGCCACATAGGCGCCGATCTGCTGCGTCGCCGACCGCACGGAGGCCTGGTC is a window of Gemmatimonadaceae bacterium DNA encoding:
- a CDS encoding prepilin-type N-terminal cleavage/methylation domain-containing protein, which translates into the protein MKATQGRKRRRAGFTLVELIVAMLMLTIGLLGLAAVGAVVLKQTRGGTAQTIAVSIAQSRFEQLEGDPCASITSGTATVRGMTESWTVSPLGPRARIVHDTVSYAVNTGTRKIGIRTAIACTL
- a CDS encoding GspH/FimT family protein; its protein translation is MHTPRGFTMIELMIAIVLMGIITAIAAPKLGSIRDQASVRSATQQIGAYVASARASAIRRGMRANFKTQADTMWIEIQQPGAPELIAPPIPLAATFNITMTSTTDSIVFDARGFAIYPAQTSKFVVSKASASDSICVTRLGMISPTCGL
- a CDS encoding prepilin-type N-terminal cleavage/methylation domain-containing protein, encoding MTNHRARRSGFSLVELIVILALSTIVMGGLTSVLVRQQRFYRGTADLIETRSQIRQAAGIIPYDLRGVSTVGGDILELSETAMLFWATIGQAVACAPAASATSIAVPPLALANNNILASFTLTPQAGDTIYVYHDGGTIASGDDYWHAYGITGPPTSSLAQCASLTGLADATTSRYAFPLSEPLRPDISEGTPLRFVRRTRYTLFQAADNAWYLGYCSPDCAGVAPQAIAGPFLPAGAGTAGVAFSYQDAAGNVTAVPANVAQVGIVVRGQTRGLVDLGYKNAQVGDSLRLSVALRNRQ